A genome region from Schistocerca americana isolate TAMUIC-IGC-003095 chromosome 1, iqSchAmer2.1, whole genome shotgun sequence includes the following:
- the LOC124605574 gene encoding uncharacterized protein LOC124605574, whose translation MGAPGKYFRISLVRIRASRNLGSGVDRTKVWRVGAKVWVAGGGVVSMVTTGGGGGGVDFLWEVAGAESDRTRFWGFFGDWRLRGGERDGEEREVAGGRSLWRSGGTGRSSWFSGGDGGSARRDACRRCRRRSDGVGERGEANHLRGGSRGGNRGVREGGGRSGSC comes from the coding sequence atgggagcaccaggtaagtactttcgtatttccttggtgaggatacgagcgtcgaggaacttaggatcgggagttgacaggacaaaggtgtggagggtgggggccaaggtatgggtggcaggaggaggggtggtgtccatggtgacgacagggggagggggaggtggtgttgattttttgtgggaagtggcgggagcagagtcggataggacgcgcttttggggtttttttggagactggaggctgcgaggaggggagagggacggggaggagagggaggtggcgggtggcagatccctgtggcgtagtggaggcaccgggagaagcagctggttcagtggtggcgatggtgggtcggcgcgacgtgatgcgtgcaggagatgcagaagacgaagtgatggggtcggtgagagaggggaagccaaccacctgaggggcggcagcagaggcggcaacagaggcgtacgtgagggcgggggtaggagtgggagctgttga